The window AAACGACACCTATACGGCCGACGACACCCATATCGAGTATCCATCACCGCAGACAGCCGACCACAACGTAAGCATGGCGCAGGGCGCCGGTTTCGGACGGCGCGCCGATCCCGGGGATGGTCACTCGATGGCTGGAGGTGTGGGACTGCTGGTTGATGGCGCCGGCAACGACAAATATAGTTGCGGCGTCTTCGGTCAGGGCGTAGCCTACTGGTACTCGCTGGGTATGCTGGTTGACTTCGGAGGTAACGACAGCTACAAAGGCGTCTGGTATGTGCAGGGAAGCTCGGCGCACTACTCGGTTGCGGCCCTTTGCGACCTCGGTGGCAATGACACGTACACCGCAACAATCGCGCAAAGCCAGGGACAGGGCCATGATTACAGCATCGGCCTTTTGCACGACTATTCCGGTGACGACGTATATACATGCCCTGGCGGATGTTGCGGATCCGGCCGCTGGAACGGCATCGGACTGTTTGAGGACGCCACGGGCCATGACGTGTACCATACTGGGGCAGGAGCGCTGGGGCAGGCAGACGACTCGCGCCCGGGCAGCAGCTGTCTGGGACTGTTTGTCGGCTCCAGAAACGCACTGTTCCCGGCCGGCAGTATAGCAAAGCCGGGCACGCTGTGGATGGCGCCGCCGGACAAGGCCCACCCCCTCGCGCACGCCGCGGGCATGGCGCGATAGATGGCCGGCAATGCCCCGCTAGACCATTACCGCCTCGCCGCAAACCTGGCATGAGGCCGCAACGGGAAACGGAGATAACGCGGATACGGGCGAAAACCCCACGTCCGCTGTAGATGGATGGCGAACTCCGATATGGCTGATTTTAATGACGTTCGGCGCATCGCACTCTCGCTGCCTGAAGTCAGCGGCGACATGGCGTTCAGCGTAATGCGGTCCGGGCGCAGCCGCGGATTCGCGTGGGTTTGGCTGGAGCGCATCGATCCCAGGAAACCGCGCGTGCCCAATCCTGAGGTAATCGCGATCCGAACGCCCGACCTTGCGGAAAAGGAGGCGCTGCTCGCCGCGGACCCCGATATCTTCTTCACAGAGCCTCACTATAACAACTATCCCGCCATCCTGGTCCGGCTCGCGAACATTCCGATCGAAGAGCTGGAGGAGCTGCTTGTTGAGGGTTGGCGGTGCCGCGCCGATAAGGCGCTGGTGCTGGCTTTTGACGCCGCACGCGCCGACGGGAATGTCCGGCAGTAGACCGGGAGCGCCAGGCGTCGACCGGCCAAAGCCACATCAGGTGGACTTGACCTTGCCGGTCAGCAGCCGCCCGCACGGCCACATGCCCGCCTTTTGCAGCGTTCGTCGCGACGCCAGGTTATCGGCGTTGCAGCGTGCAGAGGGCGTTTTGCCGCGCTGCCACGTCTCGCGCTTCACCTCCTGAACGAGGTAGGAGCCATAACCGCGGCGGCGGTGCGCCTCAGCCGTCGCCATAAAGATGTCGCCGTAAGGCTCGTTGTAGTGGTACAGCGCGCCACCCCACGCGGCGCTCTCGCCGTTCACTTCGATCAGCCATTCGCCATGCTCTTTTTCCCCATCCGTGGCAGCGCGGCGGAATGTGCCGCCCGGCGACGGCAGGCTGGTGGTGAGCGCATCGTAAAACAGTACGTTCTCAACCGATATCGCCGGCACGCAATCCAGAAACATGAGCAGCATCAGCGGCAGATTCGTTTGTGCCTCCATCTCGGTGGCGCCACTGGTCTGCAGCAGCTGCCGGAATATGGGCGCAGCCTCTGCCCGCAGATGCGGCAGCAGATAGAACTCCATCAACCTGCCCGGATCATACTTGTTCCAGATTCCGGCATAACCGGCTGGCCTGCCATCTACGGCAATCTGCCAGGGGTCCGCCAGTTTACGCGGCAGGGCGGAATAGTGGATGATCTGGCATCCAGCCTCGTGCCGGTACAGCTCCCGCATAGGTTGGACCGCTTCAAACTCCACACGTTCTACGGTGACGTCCAAGATCTACCTCCTTATCCGTCCGGACCGCTACCCGAACATTGCTCCACCAAGCGTACGGCTGATCCGGACCAACTGACCCTACCCCTGGCCGCGCTGTGCGTGGTTTAATCCTCGCAGCGCTCATTCGGATGCCGCGTCATTGTTCTGGCAGGTCCGATGTCGCGGCCGGCTGCCCGCAGCGGCCGACGTTCCGGTCAGCGCGAAGCTGCCGCCAGGTCGGCCCAATGGAATGGGGCCAACGGGCCGCCTGGCGCTCAACCTGCCATAAGGTACAAAAGGCCCGCGCTATAAGGCCCAAAAGGCAACTTTAGCGCCTTGGACACTTCGCGCAGCCGCGCTACACTCGCGGCATGGCTTGGAGCGATATCGAGTCTCATACCGTGGAAGCCGGCGATGTGCTGGAATTGAGCGCCCTTGGCACATGTTGCGCGCCGGGGCTCTATGTGGTGCTGAGCGCAGGGCCGGTCTGCTGTCTGGCGCCGATGCGTGCCGACGAGACCGGCATGCTTCGCCCGACAAACGACCTGCAATACCTGCCCAAAGAATCGATTCCGCAGTTCCTCTCGACATCCCTGCTCGCGATGCATTGCATGACCTTGTAGTTCCAGCCCTACGGCGTGAGCCGGAACAAGTCGATTGCATTCTGGAATAGCCACCGGTCGGCGATGGTTGTTGCCTGCTTTTCGGTGATGAAACCGGTCTCCTGCTCCAGGCTGAGCACCCCTTCGAGTTCCCTTCTCGCCTGCCTTGCGTAGGCTGCCGAGGCTTGCGGCCACCACGCGTCACCGCCAAACCCCAGCACCTTGTTGAGCGGCACAGAGTGCAGCAGGCTGCGCGCTACATCCCTGGTTCGGTAGGGATTGATACTCCAGGCCCAGCAGAAATCTGCCCAGGCATTCGGCATGTGCTTCACCAATGCGACCAATTCCTCCGTATAGGGCCAGCCGGTGTGCATCAATACGAAGTCCGTCTCCGGGTGCTCGGCCACCAACTGCCACAGGCCCTGCGGTTCGATCCACTCCATCGGCATCGGTCCATTGCCCGCGTAGTAGCCCGTGTGAATCTTCAACGGAAGCTTGTACTGTGCCGCCAGTTCAGCGCCACGCGCCAACATGGCGTCGCCGAGAACCAGTTGGTCACCCGCGACAGCGACGCCGGTCAGGATCCGCCCCAACGCGGCATCTGCCTCGGCCCGTTCGCGAGGCTGCCAAAGCAGTGTCCGCCGATAGGCATGCTGCGTCTTTACGGCCACCGCTGCTGAGGCGTAACGCGAAAAGAGGCCCTCCGCGGCCGCTTCCAGCGACGCCAGATCGTTCACAGGGATGCCGGTCTCATGCTCCAGGGCTACCACATCGACTTGCCCGCAGGCGAGGTCGCACCACGACAGGTCGTACAGAAAGAAGCCGGGCCCTGAAGCATCCTCCTCGCACTTCCAGCAGAAGTCGTCGATCTGAACCGAATGCAGTCGCGCCGTGTCACGCAGCACGCGCAAGCGCGTTCCAGGCCGCGCTTCGGTCGACAGCCGGCTCTGCGCTTGTGCCAACGCGGCGCCGGTTAACTGCCGAACGCCATACGCTTGCCAGGCAATACTTGCCGCCGCCTCGCCGTATCCGGTTAACCTGCAACGTTCCCAGAACGCAGCCACGCCTTCGAACCGCGCCGCAATGTCTGTGTCGCTCTTGTCGAGGAGGCGATCCACGGCCGCGCGGGGCGCGCCTGCCGACACCAGGTCATGCACCACGTAGTTGTCGAAAATGCTCTGCAGAATATCCGGCGGATTTGCCAGATACCGCTGCTCGGAATGCAGGTGCTCGTGCGTATCGACGACGCGCATGTTTTCGATATGGAGTTGGAGGTCGGTTGGCAAGGGCGATACTCCCCGATTGGTTAGTTCCTCGCGATACTGTTCGATCCTGCTCGGCGCCGGCAGGGATACCAACTTAACGCCGAGAACAACCGAACGCACGGGGTGCAGTACACAATGAAGCGTTCAAGCTCGCAGTCGGCAAACAGTGCGGAGGCCGCGCGTCAGGCATGGGACCGTTATCAGTCCCTACCGACCCGTGTGACCGGTATCATTGCCGGCGACGCAGTAACGGCGCGCTGGATCGGCGACACCGGAGACTTTTGGTATGTGCGCAACCTCGGTGCCGGCCGGCATCAGTTTATTCATGTGGATGCCACAGGACGGAAGCAGGCGCCGGCTTTTGATCACGCAGCCGTTGCCGGGCTGCTCACCAGAGAACTGGGCCGAACGGTGGAGGCCGACCTGCTGCCCATAGAGTTCCTGCACTATTCGGATGCCGGTGAGTTGAGCGTTCAGGCCGAGGGCCGGGTCTTCTCACTAAAAGGCGCCGCCGGGCCACTGGTCGAAGAACCCGGTGAACTCAACTCTCTGAAAGCGCTTGACCCGGCACATGGTCCCACCCGCTCCGGCACGGCCGGCGGCGATACCAGCGTTACGTTCGTCAATCGCACGGATGAGCCGTGCTCCGTCTGGTGGCTGGATGGAGCGGGAAACCGCCGCAGTTACGGCCAGGTTGAGCCCGGTCGATCCAAAACGCAGCACACGTTTGCCGGCCATGTCTGGCTGATAACATCGGCCGAGAATGTGCCGCTGGCTGTATTCCGGGCAGAGCCCCTGGCGGCTGCAGCCGTGGTGACCGGTCCTGTGCGCGATAACCCGGAGCCGCGGGCCGCAGCCGGCTACGCGTCGCCGGATGGTAAGTGGCGCGCACTCGTGAAAGACCACAACCTGTGGCTGACCGACGCGGGTTCCGGCGCGCAGTCGCAGCTATCGGCTGATGGCTCTGCCGCGAACGCCTATACGGAACCGGTCGTATGGTCGCCCGACTCGCGCTCCATTGCCCTCTACCAGACCGAGCCCGAACAGGAGCATCTGGTTTCGTTTGTTCAGTCTTCTCCGACCGACCAGCTTCAGCCGAAGCTGCATCAAAACCAGTACCTAAAGCCCGGCGACCGCGTTGCTCATCGCCACCCCAGGCTGTACCGTCTCGATCGGAAGGCGTGGCTACCGATCGAAGAGAGTGAATTCCCCAACCCGTACGAATTGGGCGACCTGCACTGGGAGCCGGAGAGCCGATTCTTTACATTCCTCTACAACCAGCGCGGTCACCAGGCGCTGCGCATCATTGCAGTAGACGCCCGCACTGGCGCGGTCCGCGTGGTTGTGGACGAATCGAGTCCGACCTTCATCGACTACGCGGGAAAGTACGCGGCGGAGTATCTGTACGAGAGCGGCGAGCTTATCTGGATGAGTGAGCGGAGCGGGTGGAACCATCTCTACCTGTACGATCTTCATACCGGAAGAGTGAAGAATCCAATCACACAGGGCAACTGGGTCGTGCGATCGGTAACGCACGTGGACCCAATCGCACGGACCGTCGATTTCGTCTCAAATGGTAACTTCCCGGGCCAGGATCCCTACTTTCTTCAACACTGGCGCGTAAAGCTGGACGGAACACAGTTGACATGGCTGACGCACGGCGCCGGCACGCACAAGGTGCAGTTTTCGCCCAACCGCCAACTCTTTGTGGATACCTGGTCCCGAGTCGACAGCCCACCGGTGAGCGAATTGCGGAGCGGCGTCGACGGCACGCTGGTGATGCCGCTTGATCGGGCGGTGATCACGTCACGCAGCAGAACCGGTTGGCAGCCACCCGAGCCGTTCGTGGCGAAGGGACGGGACGGAGAAACCGACATTTACGGTGTTATCTACCGTCCGACGAGCTTCGATGCGCGCCGGAAGTATCCGGTTTTGGAGGCAATCTACGCCGGACCGCAGGATGCATACGTTCCCAAAGCTTTCTCGCCATTTCATCAGCCCCAGCAGTTCGCCGAACTGGGGTTTATCGTGGTGCAGATCGACGGCATGGGCACCAACTGGCGGAGCAAGGCGTTTCACAATGTCTGCTGGAAGAACCTGGCCGACGCAGGGTTTCCCGATCGCATTCTCTGGATCCGGGCGGCAGCCGCAAAATACAGGCAGATGGACCTTCAGCGCGTAGGAATATACGGCGGATCGGCCGGTGGCCAGAATGCCGCCCGAGCCCTGATGGCACATGGAGACTTCTACCATGTAGCGGTTGCCGACTGCGGCTGTCACGACAACCGCATGGACAAGATATGGTGGAACGAGCTCTGGATGGGCTGGCCGGTTGGCCCACAATATGCAGCCAGTTCCAATGTTGTGGACGCACACAACCTTCGCGGCAGGCTGCTGCTAATGGTCGGCGAGATGGATACCAATGTCGACCCGGCATCGACAATGCAAGTGGTCAACGCACTCATCCGGGCAAACAAACCATTCGAGATGCTCGTGGTTCCCGGATCGGATCACGGTTCGGCGGAAACGCCTTACGGTACGCGCGTACGCGCGGCGTTCCTTGCACGCCAACTGCTTGGCCTGGAGATTCCAGCGTTCGATCAGCCCTTCACTCCCCCGGCTGCACCCTGAACGCAGCTATTGTGCGAACGGAAAGCTGAACTTTCGCCCCAGCATCGTATGCCAGGTCTGCAACTGCTCCGGCGAGAGCGCCTGCAGCACCGCGGCCTCCTCCTTCGCCTGAACCACTGCGGCGTTCTTCTGAGCCGCGGTCACGGCCTTCTGGGCGGCGGCCTGGTCAAACGTTCCTCCGGAATTGAGCGGATTGGTTGCGGCCAGAGCCTGCGTTGCCCCACCAGCGTCCGGCTTGCCGCCATTGGTTTTGGCGTTGTTTGCATCCATCAGCGCCTGCATGGGCGACATCGTATAGCGGATTGCGGTCTGCTCGGCCGTGTTGAACGTGTTGTACGCTGCATCGATCGCGACTCGCTGCGGCCCACTGAGCTTTAGCTGTTCACCAATGCTTTTAGCCGCTATAGCGAGCGGCCCGCGCCACTGCAGGTCTATCTGATCGAGCCGCTCCATCTGTTGCGGCGTGAGTATCTGAGCCAGTTGGCCGTCAACGTTGTCGATATAGTTGCCGACCACGTTTTCGATCTTCACGCGGCGGTCAGCCATCACCTGGCGCCGTTCCTCGATCGGGATGCCGCGATATCCGCCCATCTTACGCACCTGTAATCGGATCTGCGCCTGAACGCCTTCCACAGAGGCCAGTTCAAGTGCATCCAACTTCTCACGCTCGGGCGAAGTAATCGACAGCTCGGCGTAGACGTCTGCCCGGTGCAGCAAGGCAAACTTGTGCGACCGCACAGGGTCCTTTTGTCCGTACGGACCGCCAATCTGCAGATAACTCAGGGTTCCAGGCTGGCCGGTGCCCACGCCGTTTGCGATCCGCTGCGGCGCCTGCGCCCGCGATGCCGGCGCCAGTACTGCCACACCAGCCACAACAACCAATCGGCCAATCCGTCTGGCTATTTGCATATCAACCTCCTACAACCCGCGAACTGCTCAACAAGTGCCAACAGCCCATTAGACGCCTGCCGTCGCCGTTTTGTATCGCCAAAATCCTGCGTAGATTGGTCTACAACGCGTGTTATACTATGCGTAATTCGTGGGCCTATTTCCTTCTTGAAGGAGTGCAAGCATGATTCAGGAGTTCAAGGCGTTCCTTACGAAAACGAATGCCCTGGCGCTGGCCATCGCGTTCATTATCGGAGCCGCGACCGGAAAGGTAGTTACGGCGATCGTCAACGATGTCCTGATGCCGATTGTTGGTCTTATACTGCCCAAAGGCGACTGGCAGTCTGCTCAGTTAGTCCTCTCCAAGGCGGTGGATGCCACCGGTAAGACGACGGTGAATGCGCTGAAGTACGGCGACCTCGTTGGCGCCCTGGTCGATTTTGTGGCCGTGTCGCTTATCGCGTTCTTGATTGCCAAGATGCTCATCCGACCTGCCCCTGCCGGTCCACCCACGAAGGAGTGCGGATTCTGCAAGGAGACCGTACCTCAGGCCGCAACCCGCTGCAAGTTTTGTACTTCCACACTGGAGTAGGCAGGCGATCCGGGAACGGCCGCCACGCTAAATGTGGCACGCAGCGCGGCCATGCTTTACCAGATACTGCTGGTGATACTCTTCAGCCGGATAGAATTCGCCCGCATCCTCCACGCTGGTGACAATCGGTCGACGTAGCGTACCGGAGTTGGCAAGGGCCTCCAGGCTGGTCAGCGCTTCGCGCCTCTGCTCGGCATCCTGAACGAAGATCGCGGACCGGTATTGACTCCCGTGGTCCGGTCCCTGCCGATTAAGTTGCGTGGGGTCATGCGCCTGCCAGAATATCGCAAGCAGGCGACTGTAGGTTATCTCCGCTTCCACGTACTCAACCCGTACCGCTTCCGCATGGCCGGTGTTGCCCGAACAGACGTCGGGATATGTTGGATTAACGGTGTGACCACCCGTGTAACCGACGGTTGTGCGGATAACTCCAGGCACGGTCCGAAACGCCTCTTCCACACCCCAGAAGCAACCTGCCGCAAACGTGGCTATGGCCATGGGAAGCTCCTCTCTTCCGGTCCGCTCTCAACGCTGCAGTTTACCACGCCGGGTGAGCGAGTGACAGTGTGCTAGTTGCACTCGTTATAATATAGATTCGGATTGTGTGGTACACTATTCACTACATCGGCTCCGGGCTGCCCATCGAGTGCTGCAACGACAGGGCAGCCCGGAGAAAACTTCCTGAAGCGGACCGTTGAATTTCCGGCAGGAAACCGTTGCATTCGCGGCCAATACCCCGGCTGTTCGCCTACCCACTCGGGCTTTGCCTGTTCACCCTGGTAGTCGCGGAGGTTCTGCAATGCGCCGACCCTGCATCTCTCTTCCGGTGTTGTTGACGCTGCTCTTCCCCGCCCTGGCGCACGCGCAGCTACCCGGCTTACCCAAGGTGTTTGCGATCGTTGGCGCACGGGTTGTGGTAGGTAACGGCCAGGTCTTGCCAGGCGCCACCGTGGTGATCCGCGATGGCGTTATAACCGCCGTCGGCGCCAACGTCCAGCCGCCGGCAGACGCGCGCATTACGCAAGGCGCGGGGCTGGTGGTCTATCCCGGATTCATCGACGCGCTCGACAACCCCACTCTGGACCTGCCCGCTGTAGCGGCTGATCAGGGCGTGCCGGTGGATACCAGCGACACGCCGCCGGTTATGATGCGCGAGGCCGACCGTAAAGGCGTCCGAGCGGATGTACTGGCTACCCGGTTTCTAACGTACACTTCGCAGGAGCTGGCGGCGCTTCACAAGGATGGCTTTTGTACGGCGCTGGTAATGCCAACCGGCGGCATGATAAACGGCATCGGCGGCGTTGTAACGTTGAGCGGCGCCCCAACGCGTGATATTGTGGTGAATGGCGCGGCCGCGATGGGTTTTGGATTCGCCACAGGCGGCGGTCCGCGGTTTGGCGGGGGCGGCCCAGGACCGGCGGCTGGCGCACCGGCCGTACCGCCCTACCCCGGGACGCTGCTTGGCATATTTGCAACCATCCGCCAGACGCTGCTGGACAGCCAGTGGCTCAACAAGTGGGATGCCGTCTACCGGAAGTATGGCGGCCAGCGCCCACCGGATGATCCTGTGCTCGGGTTTCTTCACCTTGTGTTCAATGGCATGCCCGTAGTCTTCGAAGCGAATACTCGCAATGAGATCTACCGTGCCATCCACCTGGATGACGAGTTTAAGCTCAACACCGTTATCGGCGGGGGGCTGTACGCGTACCGATGGGCTGCAATGCTGGCTTCGAGGAAAATCCCCGTTGTGGTAGCGCTCAATTTCGGCGCCGAGCCTTATGCTCCGCCTATAGCGCGTACCGCTGGTCTGCCCCGCTTTGGCGGCCGCCGTTTTGGCGGGCCGCCAGGCACAAGCCGCCGGCCGGATGGCGTCGGCGGTCCCGGCATGACAGCAGCCACGGATGCCAATCAGGATGTGCCGCTTGCAGCGCAGCGCGATGCCCAACGTCAGTGGCGTGCCCGGCGCGACAATGCGGCCGCGCTCGCCCGCGCCGGCGCCACATTCGCCTTTACTGCGCGCGGCTTGCCGCCACAGACCGATTTCCTCACCCAACTGCGCAGTGCGGTTCAGAATGGGCTGCCGGCCGATGCAGCGCTTCGGGCGCTGACCATCGACGCGGCGCGCATTCTGCACATCCAGAAGCAGTTTGGTACCGTGGAGGTTGGCAAGCAGGCCTCGCTGACGGTGATGACAGGCGACTTTACAAAGAGCGACTCCACGGTCAAGTACCTGTTCATCGATAACAAGCGGATCGAACCGGCGAAAGAGACCGCCGGTTCCGGCGCCCCTGCGGGGATAGGCGGCCGGGTTCGCCGTCCCACAAGTGAAGACGGTGACCAACGATGAAATGGATCGCAAGCCCACTCTGCCTCCTCACCCTGGCGCCTGCTCTCACAGCGGCCGTGCTTGCTGCCGACGCGGTTGCTCAAAGGCCGGCACGGCCCGCGCAGAGCATGCCCGTTGAGCTGCCGGCCCAGCGGAAGCCAACCATCATCACCAACGGCAGCTGCTTCATTCGCGGCGGAACCGTGATGACCGTGTCGCACGGCGATATCAAAAACGGCGACATCCTGATCGAAGGCGGAAAGATCACGGAAGTTGGTCCAAACCTCACGCCGCCCGCTGGAATAACCGTGATTGATGCCGTTGGCAAGTTCATCACGCCAGGCATCGTTGATGCACACGAACATATCGCACTGGATACGATCAATGAGGGAACGGATGTAGTTACGCCGGAAGTGTCCGTGCGTGACGTCATCGATCCGTACAGTCTTTCTATCTACCGCGGTCTCAGCAGCGGCGTCACATCAACACTGCTGCTGCACGGGAGCGCCAATGCTATTGGCGGGCAGAGCGTGGTGGTAAAGATGAAGTTCGGCAAGCCTGCCGACGAACTGCCGGTGCCCGACGCCCCACGGATGGTGAAGTTTGCGCTCGGTGAAAACCCAACGCAGATGAACTTCGGCGGATTCCGCCAGGGGCCGCAACGCTATCCGCGCACACGGATGGGAGTGGAATCGGTCTATCGCCGCGCATTCGCGGCAGCGAAGCAATACCAAAATGAGTGGGCTGCCTATAACGCCGCAGTGGCGGCACATCCCGAGCTCGTTCCACCACGGCGCGACCTGCGCCTGCAGGCGCTGTCCGATATTCTTGAGCGCAAGCTCTGGGTTCAGTGTCACTGCTACCGCGCCGACGAAATACTGATGCTGCTGCGACTCAGCAAGGAGTACGGGTTCAAGCTGGCAACGCTACACCACGCTCTGGAAGCATACAAAATCCTGCCCGAGATCAAGGCCTCCGGCGTTGGCGTCTCGACCTTCTCGCAAGACTGGGCCTACAAGGCTGAGGCGTACGATGCCATTCCGTACAATGCCGCAATGTGTATGGACGCGGGCATCGTA of the Armatimonadota bacterium genome contains:
- the msrA gene encoding peptide-methionine (S)-S-oxide reductase MsrA, producing MAIATFAAGCFWGVEEAFRTVPGVIRTTVGYTGGHTVNPTYPDVCSGNTGHAEAVRVEYVEAEITYSRLLAIFWQAHDPTQLNRQGPDHGSQYRSAIFVQDAEQRREALTSLEALANSGTLRRPIVTSVEDAGEFYPAEEYHQQYLVKHGRAACHI
- a CDS encoding MscL family protein codes for the protein MIQEFKAFLTKTNALALAIAFIIGAATGKVVTAIVNDVLMPIVGLILPKGDWQSAQLVLSKAVDATGKTTVNALKYGDLVGALVDFVAVSLIAFLIAKMLIRPAPAGPPTKECGFCKETVPQAATRCKFCTSTLE
- a CDS encoding amidohydrolase family protein, which produces MRRPCISLPVLLTLLFPALAHAQLPGLPKVFAIVGARVVVGNGQVLPGATVVIRDGVITAVGANVQPPADARITQGAGLVVYPGFIDALDNPTLDLPAVAADQGVPVDTSDTPPVMMREADRKGVRADVLATRFLTYTSQELAALHKDGFCTALVMPTGGMINGIGGVVTLSGAPTRDIVVNGAAAMGFGFATGGGPRFGGGGPGPAAGAPAVPPYPGTLLGIFATIRQTLLDSQWLNKWDAVYRKYGGQRPPDDPVLGFLHLVFNGMPVVFEANTRNEIYRAIHLDDEFKLNTVIGGGLYAYRWAAMLASRKIPVVVALNFGAEPYAPPIARTAGLPRFGGRRFGGPPGTSRRPDGVGGPGMTAATDANQDVPLAAQRDAQRQWRARRDNAAALARAGATFAFTARGLPPQTDFLTQLRSAVQNGLPADAALRALTIDAARILHIQKQFGTVEVGKQASLTVMTGDFTKSDSTVKYLFIDNKRIEPAKETAGSGAPAGIGGRVRRPTSEDGDQR
- a CDS encoding DPP IV N-terminal domain-containing protein yields the protein MKRSSSQSANSAEAARQAWDRYQSLPTRVTGIIAGDAVTARWIGDTGDFWYVRNLGAGRHQFIHVDATGRKQAPAFDHAAVAGLLTRELGRTVEADLLPIEFLHYSDAGELSVQAEGRVFSLKGAAGPLVEEPGELNSLKALDPAHGPTRSGTAGGDTSVTFVNRTDEPCSVWWLDGAGNRRSYGQVEPGRSKTQHTFAGHVWLITSAENVPLAVFRAEPLAAAAVVTGPVRDNPEPRAAAGYASPDGKWRALVKDHNLWLTDAGSGAQSQLSADGSAANAYTEPVVWSPDSRSIALYQTEPEQEHLVSFVQSSPTDQLQPKLHQNQYLKPGDRVAHRHPRLYRLDRKAWLPIEESEFPNPYELGDLHWEPESRFFTFLYNQRGHQALRIIAVDARTGAVRVVVDESSPTFIDYAGKYAAEYLYESGELIWMSERSGWNHLYLYDLHTGRVKNPITQGNWVVRSVTHVDPIARTVDFVSNGNFPGQDPYFLQHWRVKLDGTQLTWLTHGAGTHKVQFSPNRQLFVDTWSRVDSPPVSELRSGVDGTLVMPLDRAVITSRSRTGWQPPEPFVAKGRDGETDIYGVIYRPTSFDARRKYPVLEAIYAGPQDAYVPKAFSPFHQPQQFAELGFIVVQIDGMGTNWRSKAFHNVCWKNLADAGFPDRILWIRAAAAKYRQMDLQRVGIYGGSAGGQNAARALMAHGDFYHVAVADCGCHDNRMDKIWWNELWMGWPVGPQYAASSNVVDAHNLRGRLLLMVGEMDTNVDPASTMQVVNALIRANKPFEMLVVPGSDHGSAETPYGTRVRAAFLARQLLGLEIPAFDQPFTPPAAP
- a CDS encoding GNAT family N-acetyltransferase, whose product is MDVTVERVEFEAVQPMRELYRHEAGCQIIHYSALPRKLADPWQIAVDGRPAGYAGIWNKYDPGRLMEFYLLPHLRAEAAPIFRQLLQTSGATEMEAQTNLPLMLLMFLDCVPAISVENVLFYDALTTSLPSPGGTFRRAATDGEKEHGEWLIEVNGESAAWGGALYHYNEPYGDIFMATAEAHRRRGYGSYLVQEVKRETWQRGKTPSARCNADNLASRRTLQKAGMWPCGRLLTGKVKST
- a CDS encoding amidohydrolase family protein, encoding MPTDLQLHIENMRVVDTHEHLHSEQRYLANPPDILQSIFDNYVVHDLVSAGAPRAAVDRLLDKSDTDIAARFEGVAAFWERCRLTGYGEAAASIAWQAYGVRQLTGAALAQAQSRLSTEARPGTRLRVLRDTARLHSVQIDDFCWKCEEDASGPGFFLYDLSWCDLACGQVDVVALEHETGIPVNDLASLEAAAEGLFSRYASAAVAVKTQHAYRRTLLWQPRERAEADAALGRILTGVAVAGDQLVLGDAMLARGAELAAQYKLPLKIHTGYYAGNGPMPMEWIEPQGLWQLVAEHPETDFVLMHTGWPYTEELVALVKHMPNAWADFCWAWSINPYRTRDVARSLLHSVPLNKVLGFGGDAWWPQASAAYARQARRELEGVLSLEQETGFITEKQATTIADRWLFQNAIDLFRLTP